In Woeseia oceani, one DNA window encodes the following:
- a CDS encoding ATP-grasp domain-containing protein yields the protein MSQHVVFVAPYLMDATLRFVRGATQIADIKLSLVTQDPADKLPDGIRTRLAAHWRVDDAMDPQQLVAAVRQLEASLGHVRHLIATLEQLQVPLAAARATLGLPGLSVDAARNFRDKSRMKNVLREAHLPCARHALVSSHHSAHDFAATVGFPLVVKPPAGAGGKSTFRLDQHHDLATFLERYPPNAEQPALFEEFVRGTEYSFDSVVIDGEPIWHSISRYMPSPLTVLENAWIQWCVILPRDISGNEFDPIRHAGFAAVTALGLRTGLSHMEWFQLPDGRIAISEVGARPPGAQFTSLLSYAHDIDFYRAWPKLMVSATFSPPPRQYAAGAAYIRGQGRGRIRRIHGLDEAQRRFGSLLVEAKLPQDGQSPSDSYEGDGYIIVRHPETAVVENALQEIVKIIHVELA from the coding sequence ATGTCACAACACGTCGTTTTCGTCGCACCTTACCTGATGGACGCGACCTTGCGCTTCGTTCGTGGCGCGACGCAGATTGCCGATATCAAACTCTCGCTGGTCACGCAGGACCCGGCCGACAAATTACCCGATGGCATACGCACGCGGCTCGCGGCGCATTGGCGCGTCGACGACGCCATGGATCCACAGCAGCTTGTCGCAGCTGTCCGCCAGCTTGAAGCGTCACTGGGTCACGTCAGGCACCTCATCGCAACACTCGAACAACTACAGGTCCCACTTGCAGCAGCTCGCGCCACGCTCGGCTTGCCGGGGCTCAGTGTCGACGCCGCCCGCAACTTTCGCGACAAATCGCGCATGAAGAACGTCCTTCGGGAAGCCCATCTGCCGTGCGCCAGACATGCGCTGGTCAGCAGCCATCATTCGGCGCACGACTTTGCAGCAACGGTCGGCTTCCCTCTGGTCGTCAAACCACCTGCAGGTGCCGGAGGAAAAAGCACCTTCCGCCTCGATCAGCACCATGACCTCGCAACGTTTCTCGAGCGTTACCCGCCAAATGCGGAGCAACCGGCATTGTTCGAAGAATTCGTACGCGGTACGGAATACTCATTCGACAGCGTGGTCATCGACGGTGAACCCATCTGGCATTCGATATCCCGTTACATGCCATCGCCGCTGACCGTCTTGGAGAACGCGTGGATCCAGTGGTGCGTGATCTTGCCGCGAGACATCAGCGGCAACGAGTTTGACCCGATCCGCCATGCCGGGTTCGCCGCGGTTACTGCCCTGGGTCTGCGCACGGGCCTGAGTCACATGGAATGGTTTCAACTTCCTGACGGGCGCATCGCCATCTCGGAAGTCGGCGCCCGACCACCCGGCGCGCAGTTCACGTCGCTGTTATCGTATGCGCATGACATCGATTTCTACCGAGCCTGGCCAAAACTGATGGTATCCGCGACTTTTTCACCGCCACCACGGCAATACGCCGCGGGCGCCGCCTACATACGTGGTCAGGGCCGGGGGCGCATTCGGCGTATCCACGGCCTGGATGAAGCGCAACGCCGCTTCGGCTCGTTGCTGGTCGAGGCGAAACTGCCACAGGACGGCCAGTCGCCCTCCGACAGTTACGAAGGCGATGGCTATATCATTGTCCGGCACCCGGAGACCGCTGTTGTTGAAAATGCATTGCAGGAAATCGTGAAAATTATTCACGTAGAGCTTGCTTGA
- a CDS encoding cation:proton antiporter domain-containing protein, whose amino-acid sequence MHIDAALPVIVAVIFAIILVALALRAVGQPQIVGYLLAGVAIGPHGLGLLTDIDTISRLGSFGLIMLLFFVGMEASPRHLLGRWRIAVGGVLFQLAASIAAVWLIGIFFDWSWSRIILTAFVISLSSTAIVLKLLKDWHELGTQTGQNVLVILLAQDLVLVPMLITIGLMSGESTDLPTLGAQIVGAAVLLGLTSWVVCQERVHLPFAKYLRADHELQVFAALFLCFGLALLSGLLQLSTVLGAFVAGLIVSSARETDWVHRSLEPFRVVFVAVFFVSVGMLIELPFISENLVEVGVLVAAIVGINTAINAAVLRSLGSSVRRSWYAGALLSQIGEFSFVLISVGLYAGVIGQDDYRIMIAVIAVSLLLSPPWITLWRVVLGHPEGKPDYPQKA is encoded by the coding sequence ATGCATATCGACGCGGCCTTGCCAGTGATCGTGGCTGTGATTTTCGCGATTATTCTGGTTGCTCTGGCCTTGCGGGCTGTCGGACAACCGCAGATCGTGGGTTATCTGCTGGCGGGTGTCGCCATCGGACCTCACGGCCTCGGCTTGTTGACCGATATCGACACTATCAGCCGCCTGGGTTCGTTCGGACTGATCATGCTGCTGTTCTTCGTGGGAATGGAAGCCTCACCGCGGCATCTGCTAGGACGCTGGAGGATCGCAGTTGGCGGCGTCCTGTTTCAACTGGCGGCCAGCATTGCGGCGGTCTGGTTAATCGGTATCTTCTTCGACTGGTCGTGGTCGCGCATCATTCTCACCGCCTTTGTGATCAGTCTTAGTTCGACCGCGATAGTGCTTAAGTTGCTGAAAGACTGGCACGAGTTGGGGACGCAGACGGGCCAGAATGTGCTGGTGATCCTGCTTGCGCAAGACCTGGTGCTGGTACCTATGCTGATTACGATCGGCCTGATGAGCGGCGAGAGCACTGATTTACCGACATTGGGTGCGCAGATTGTCGGCGCGGCTGTCTTGCTGGGACTGACGAGCTGGGTCGTCTGTCAGGAACGTGTGCACTTACCGTTCGCGAAATACTTGCGGGCTGATCACGAACTGCAGGTATTCGCCGCGTTGTTCCTGTGCTTTGGCCTGGCATTGCTTTCCGGTCTGCTGCAGTTATCAACAGTGTTAGGCGCATTTGTAGCCGGGCTCATCGTCAGTTCAGCCCGCGAGACGGACTGGGTGCACCGCAGCCTGGAGCCGTTCCGGGTCGTGTTCGTCGCGGTATTTTTTGTCTCTGTTGGCATGCTCATCGAGTTGCCATTCATTTCCGAAAATCTGGTCGAAGTTGGCGTGCTGGTTGCGGCCATAGTCGGTATTAACACGGCGATAAACGCGGCGGTGTTACGTAGCCTTGGTTCGTCGGTCCGGCGCAGCTGGTATGCCGGCGCGTTGTTGTCGCAGATCGGCGAATTCAGTTTCGTGTTGATTTCTGTGGGGCTGTATGCCGGTGTGATCGGTCAGGATGATTATCGAATCATGATCGCTGTGATTGCCGTCAGCCTCTTGCTCAGCCCGCCGTGGATTACCTTGTGGCGCGTAGTGCTGGGACATCCCGAGGGCAAGCCGGACTATCCGCAAAAAGCTTGA
- a CDS encoding tetratricopeptide repeat protein: MSRSLTQVNCYILLSAVLIVAARGSAQSVDDDSYRNAYDGAIAQQSYDEAAVIAKMQLARALDAGNRDALSTATLYSDLASAQRLAGNYSAAQLNYETAVSAIEARTDRMNIALERPLLGLGETLLSDGRPDLALDFFARAVHVRQVNDGPHHIAQVDAIEQLGQAYAVLGDTKKSEAMATRLGVLIERHAATPVIAARELWVRQGGLYRLIDMPGMERAAYARAIEAGAAGEPGWVEPYVRTGESFLSEYLQAYVDASSQDELPDRKLLTDAELALREAIEVAYSDDGLHWQQKYRASLALGDFYSVAGNFSEARQAYSEAWKLLTADPAGLSRRAADLESTTLIWQPPINVDGLVLLEPGRMLDDGWLPDGRIKVSFSVNRRGRLSNIALLEISPDRHPRIEARIKEGLAGYVYRPRMSRGFTVDTAGLTIEFGFSVPSEKATEK, encoded by the coding sequence ATGAGTCGTTCTCTTACGCAGGTCAATTGCTACATTCTGTTGAGCGCCGTATTGATTGTGGCAGCGCGCGGCAGTGCCCAGTCAGTGGATGATGATTCTTATCGAAATGCCTATGACGGGGCTATCGCTCAGCAATCCTATGATGAAGCAGCGGTCATTGCGAAAATGCAACTTGCGCGTGCTCTGGATGCCGGTAACCGGGACGCATTGTCGACGGCGACACTGTACAGCGATCTCGCGTCAGCCCAGCGGCTGGCTGGCAATTATTCTGCCGCACAGCTTAACTACGAAACGGCGGTCAGCGCGATTGAGGCCCGCACGGACCGAATGAATATCGCCCTCGAGCGTCCGTTATTGGGGCTTGGTGAAACACTCTTGAGTGACGGCCGGCCGGATCTCGCGCTGGATTTTTTTGCTCGCGCAGTGCACGTCAGGCAGGTCAACGATGGCCCTCATCACATTGCACAAGTCGATGCGATTGAGCAACTCGGACAGGCATACGCGGTGCTGGGCGACACGAAAAAGTCGGAGGCTATGGCTACCCGCCTCGGCGTGTTGATTGAGCGGCACGCTGCGACCCCGGTGATCGCTGCGCGCGAGTTGTGGGTGCGGCAAGGTGGGTTGTACCGGCTCATTGACATGCCGGGTATGGAGCGTGCTGCCTATGCTCGTGCTATTGAGGCCGGCGCGGCCGGTGAGCCTGGGTGGGTGGAGCCCTATGTCAGAACGGGTGAAAGTTTTCTCAGCGAGTATCTGCAGGCATACGTTGACGCATCCAGTCAGGACGAACTGCCTGACAGGAAGTTGCTGACGGATGCTGAGCTGGCTTTGCGCGAGGCAATCGAGGTTGCCTATTCGGATGATGGCTTGCATTGGCAACAGAAATACCGCGCGAGTCTCGCACTGGGCGATTTCTATTCTGTTGCTGGAAATTTCAGCGAGGCAAGACAAGCATATAGCGAGGCATGGAAGTTGCTGACAGCCGATCCTGCCGGACTATCTCGCCGCGCGGCCGATCTGGAGTCCACTACGCTGATCTGGCAGCCGCCGATTAATGTCGATGGTCTTGTGCTCCTCGAGCCAGGACGCATGCTCGATGACGGCTGGTTGCCGGACGGCCGCATCAAGGTCAGTTTTTCCGTCAACAGACGCGGCCGCTTATCGAATATCGCCTTGCTGGAAATCAGCCCTGACCGACACCCGCGTATTGAAGCTCGAATCAAAGAAGGCTTGGCCGGTTACGTTTACCGGCCGCGTATGAGCCGCGGCTTCACTGTCGATACGGCGGGGCTGACCATCGAATTCGGATTCAGCGTTCCGTCAGAAAAAGCCACTGAAAAATAG
- a CDS encoding Type 1 glutamine amidotransferase-like domain-containing protein — translation MPTRLLLGPQRPIRNIGEAIRSAGLPDGRMAVISAGWQEAEGDIDDVRELIQRPLIDLQLYKRAEALFPTDDKLRTAYRQRQDRLKELQGLYQIRLKQLILAARQILRASGDAEMITVELRHAVSQLRALDRHHLRRVQAINTEFEAEHPLQDTALLAEQFAQIDKILSDCETVVITGGNALVLLNRLRLFGTHLQLESKNIVAWSAGAMVLSDKIVLFHDRLPQGRRGAEVLGPGTGLLPGYVFMPDAQRRLRTKDEVRVGLMSRRFSPATCITLDSGAQLHFSGRKLKRSELAKRMTDDGLLESPELQ, via the coding sequence ATGCCTACCCGACTGTTACTTGGACCACAACGCCCCATACGCAACATTGGCGAGGCTATCCGCAGCGCCGGCCTTCCTGATGGCAGAATGGCGGTCATTTCCGCTGGTTGGCAAGAGGCCGAAGGCGATATAGACGACGTGCGGGAATTGATTCAGCGGCCTTTGATCGACCTGCAACTCTACAAACGCGCCGAAGCACTGTTCCCTACTGACGATAAGTTGCGTACAGCGTATCGGCAGCGTCAGGATCGGCTGAAAGAGCTGCAAGGTCTTTACCAGATTCGCCTGAAGCAATTGATACTCGCCGCCCGACAAATCCTGCGTGCAAGTGGCGACGCCGAGATGATCACCGTCGAACTTCGTCACGCCGTGTCTCAGCTACGTGCACTGGACCGACACCATTTGCGCCGGGTACAGGCCATTAACACGGAATTCGAAGCAGAACACCCGCTGCAGGATACGGCGTTGTTGGCGGAGCAGTTTGCGCAAATTGATAAAATACTGAGTGACTGCGAAACCGTCGTCATCACCGGCGGCAACGCATTGGTGTTGCTGAACAGACTGCGCTTGTTCGGCACTCATCTGCAGCTGGAATCCAAAAACATCGTCGCCTGGTCGGCCGGCGCGATGGTGTTGAGTGACAAGATTGTCCTGTTTCACGACCGCTTGCCGCAAGGCCGACGCGGCGCGGAAGTGCTTGGACCCGGCACTGGATTGCTGCCCGGCTATGTTTTCATGCCGGATGCCCAGCGACGACTGCGCACGAAAGACGAGGTGCGGGTCGGCCTGATGAGCCGCCGATTCTCGCCGGCGACCTGTATTACTCTCGATAGCGGTGCGCAGCTGCATTTTTCCGGACGCAAACTAAAACGCAGCGAACTGGCAAAGCGAATGACAGACGATGGCTTACTGGAAAGTCCGGAACTGCAATGA
- a CDS encoding LysR substrate-binding domain-containing protein yields the protein MMKFPTTKQLRYFVALAEHQHFGRAAEACFVSQSAFSSAIQELENLLETQLVDRTNRQVTITSTGQDVEVQARLVLRDIEALVEIAGERREPLTGDLRLGVIPTIAPFMLPTVMPALRKAYPKLTLYLHEGQTQVIHEKLLDGELDVLLLALPYELRSVETLNLFEDRFYLAYREGTERVDPERYRYSRLHADSILLLEDGHCLRDHALAACRIRDSAKIRRFAASSLLTLVEMVDADLGITFLPEMAKDSVILRNTRVRMHAVGEKSSRTIGLAWRKGSARSDEFHMLGEFLRKHGQR from the coding sequence ATGATGAAATTCCCCACCACCAAACAACTGCGTTATTTCGTTGCCTTAGCCGAACATCAGCACTTTGGCCGGGCAGCGGAAGCCTGCTTCGTGTCCCAGTCCGCCTTCAGCAGCGCGATACAGGAGCTGGAGAACCTGCTGGAAACGCAGCTTGTTGATCGCACCAACAGGCAGGTAACCATCACCTCGACGGGACAGGACGTTGAGGTGCAGGCACGACTGGTACTCAGAGATATCGAAGCATTGGTTGAAATTGCCGGCGAGCGGCGCGAGCCGTTAACAGGCGACCTGCGTCTTGGGGTAATCCCGACAATCGCGCCGTTTATGCTGCCAACGGTGATGCCGGCGCTGCGCAAAGCCTACCCGAAACTTACACTCTATCTGCACGAAGGTCAGACGCAGGTCATACACGAAAAGCTGCTTGATGGTGAACTGGATGTGCTCCTGCTGGCATTGCCCTATGAGCTACGCAGCGTCGAGACGCTGAACCTGTTTGAGGACCGGTTCTACCTCGCCTACCGGGAGGGCACCGAACGGGTCGATCCGGAACGCTATCGTTACAGCCGGTTGCACGCAGACAGCATATTGCTGCTGGAAGATGGGCACTGCCTGCGCGATCACGCACTGGCGGCTTGCCGCATACGCGATTCAGCAAAAATCCGCCGCTTCGCGGCGTCGAGCCTGCTGACCCTGGTCGAAATGGTCGATGCCGATCTCGGCATTACGTTTCTCCCTGAGATGGCGAAGGATTCCGTGATACTTCGAAACACAAGAGTTCGGATGCATGCCGTCGGCGAGAAAAGCAGCCGCACAATCGGTCTGGCGTGGCGCAAGGGCAGCGCGCGAAGCGATGAGTTTCATATGCTCGGCGAGTTTCTTCGCAAACACGGTCAACGCTAA
- a CDS encoding TVP38/TMEM64 family protein, which produces MNNADALDRQARRNNRRRFLLGLAVLLLVIIGASFLPLAAWLESARTWVDSHLLLGALLFAGVFIILTVAMVPGSLLMASAGYLFGLPVGLPLASVCIGCGAGLAALVYRTFAREWLWQRFNTDPRFVTIDEAVARKGFLIVLLTRLSLLMPFNLLNIIYGLSRIPLPTMAMATWIGMTPAVLLYTYLGSIAANVEQLMSQEFANPWASRAVLISGILVVVAATWVVHRTATAALRAELEQ; this is translated from the coding sequence GTGAACAACGCCGACGCTCTGGATCGGCAGGCCCGTCGCAACAACCGACGCCGATTCCTGCTCGGACTGGCCGTGTTATTGCTCGTGATTATCGGCGCAAGTTTTCTGCCGCTGGCCGCCTGGCTGGAATCGGCAAGGACCTGGGTGGATTCACACCTGTTGCTGGGAGCCTTGTTGTTTGCCGGCGTATTTATCATTCTGACCGTTGCGATGGTACCCGGCTCGCTGCTGATGGCCAGTGCAGGCTACCTGTTCGGGCTGCCCGTTGGGTTGCCACTGGCATCGGTTTGTATCGGCTGCGGTGCCGGACTTGCGGCACTGGTCTATCGAACATTTGCCCGCGAATGGCTATGGCAGCGATTCAATACGGACCCACGTTTCGTCACTATTGATGAAGCAGTCGCCAGGAAAGGCTTTCTGATCGTACTGCTGACTCGCCTGTCACTCCTTATGCCGTTCAACCTGCTGAACATTATCTACGGACTCAGTCGAATCCCTTTGCCAACCATGGCCATGGCAACCTGGATCGGAATGACCCCCGCCGTGTTGCTTTATACCTATCTGGGCAGTATCGCCGCCAACGTAGAACAGCTGATGTCGCAGGAGTTCGCGAATCCGTGGGCGAGCCGCGCTGTACTGATTAGCGGCATCCTTGTGGTCGTTGCCGCTACCTGGGTGGTTCACCGAACCGCGACGGCCGCCTTGCGCGCGGAACTTGAGCAGTAA
- a CDS encoding glutathione peroxidase, with translation MLENREGQRVPKTQFRTRVDHDWVNVSTDDVFAGKTVVVFSLPGAFTPTCSSSHVPRFDQLTDRFRQLGVDTVACISVNDAFVMNEWKEAQKAENVVFLPDGNGEFTDGMGMLVGKEDLGFGKRSWRYSMLVKDGVVEKMFIEPEKPGDPYGVSDADTMLEYLAPNSAKPLDVAVFSRKGCPHCARAKGLLRDAGIAFEVLELNEQYTDRGLRAVADATSLPQVFINGDKVGGADDLENWLANNAIADEQRTAA, from the coding sequence ATGTTAGAGAATCGCGAAGGGCAACGAGTACCGAAGACACAGTTTCGCACTCGTGTAGATCACGACTGGGTAAATGTCAGCACTGACGACGTATTCGCCGGCAAGACCGTGGTGGTATTTTCACTGCCAGGTGCCTTTACCCCCACTTGTTCATCGTCGCACGTGCCGCGTTTTGATCAGCTCACGGATCGCTTCCGTCAGCTGGGCGTCGATACCGTGGCCTGTATTTCAGTCAACGACGCATTTGTAATGAACGAATGGAAGGAAGCACAAAAGGCCGAGAACGTTGTGTTCTTGCCTGATGGCAACGGCGAGTTCACGGATGGCATGGGCATGTTGGTCGGGAAAGAAGACCTTGGCTTTGGCAAGCGCTCATGGCGCTATTCGATGCTGGTGAAAGACGGTGTCGTAGAGAAGATGTTCATCGAGCCGGAAAAGCCGGGCGACCCCTACGGTGTTTCCGATGCCGACACCATGCTCGAGTATCTTGCGCCGAACTCTGCGAAGCCACTGGATGTGGCGGTGTTCTCGCGGAAAGGTTGCCCGCACTGCGCACGCGCCAAAGGCTTGTTGCGTGACGCAGGAATCGCATTCGAGGTTCTGGAACTGAACGAACAGTACACGGACCGAGGCTTGCGTGCCGTAGCAGACGCGACGAGTTTGCCGCAGGTGTTTATCAATGGTGACAAAGTTGGCGGTGCTGATGATCTTGAGAACTGGCTCGCCAACAATGCCATTGCAGACGAGCAGCGGACAGCTGCCTGA
- a CDS encoding Dps family protein — MRVNIGISEESRQAIAGQLAKLLADTYTLYLKTHNFHWNVTGPQFNTLHLMTEEQYTELALAVDQIAERIRALGLPAPGSYAEFSKLATVEEAKGGESADEMIRQLVIGQETVVRTARAAVTAADEASDEPTLDLLTQRMQVHEKTAWMLRSMLED, encoded by the coding sequence ATGCGCGTCAACATAGGTATTAGCGAAGAATCCCGGCAGGCGATAGCGGGTCAGCTGGCGAAACTGCTGGCGGACACGTACACGCTGTACCTGAAAACCCACAATTTTCACTGGAATGTCACCGGGCCGCAGTTCAATACGCTGCACCTGATGACGGAGGAGCAATACACCGAGCTGGCACTGGCGGTCGATCAGATTGCCGAGCGAATTCGGGCGCTGGGATTGCCGGCACCGGGCAGCTACGCGGAATTCTCGAAGCTGGCGACAGTGGAAGAGGCCAAAGGTGGCGAAAGTGCCGATGAGATGATCAGGCAGCTGGTGATCGGTCAGGAAACTGTTGTCCGCACAGCGCGTGCTGCGGTGACGGCCGCCGATGAGGCGAGCGACGAGCCGACTCTGGATCTCCTGACGCAGCGGATGCAGGTACACGAGAAAACGGCGTGGATGCTGCGCAGCATGCTGGAAGACTGA